The following is a genomic window from Niabella soli DSM 19437.
TTTTCAGCAAATGCTGGATGACGACACGGTACAGGCCGTCCTTTGTGGCCGGGGGGGGTATGGCATGGGACGCATTATCGATCAAATCAATTTTAAAAAATTCAGGAAAAAGCCCAAATGGGTGATCGGCTACAGCGATATTACTATTTTTCACAGTCATGTTTATTCAAATTTTAAAATAAGCGGTTTGCATTCACCCATGGCGGCGGCCTTTAATGATGGCGGATACCGCAATAAATATGTACGCTCGCTGCAGGATGCGCTTTTAGGTGAAAAAGCGATTTACAATACAAAGCCGTCGAAATATAATCGCCGCGGAACCGTGGAGGGCAGGCTGTTGGGCGGCAACCTCACACTGTTGGTAAATGCGGTGGGCACAAAATCGGACCTGCAAACAAAAGGTGCTATTTTATTTATTGAAGACATCGGGGAGCAGAAATATTCTATTGACCGCATGCTATACCAGTTAAAACGCAGCGGCAAGTTGAAGCAACTGGCCGGACTGATCTTTGGCGGGTTTACGGATCTGGGCGATACTACAAGACCCTTCGGACAAAGCATTCAGGAGATCTTGTGGAATATGGTTAAGGAATATGATTACCCGGTCTGCTTTGATTTCCCGGTGAGTCACGATAAAGAAAATTATGCGTTGAAAGTTGGAGGCTATTACCAATTATCTGTAAACGGAGACGGAGTGCAGTTGTGTGAACGATAACCGCTAGCTAACGGGTATTGTGCACCG
Proteins encoded in this region:
- a CDS encoding S66 peptidase family protein gives rise to the protein MPVQQPPFLKKGNTIGIVCPSGFMEFTKAAECIRTLQRWGFKVKTGSTLGGDSTTYFSGTDEQRLEDFQQMLDDDTVQAVLCGRGGYGMGRIIDQINFKKFRKKPKWVIGYSDITIFHSHVYSNFKISGLHSPMAAAFNDGGYRNKYVRSLQDALLGEKAIYNTKPSKYNRRGTVEGRLLGGNLTLLVNAVGTKSDLQTKGAILFIEDIGEQKYSIDRMLYQLKRSGKLKQLAGLIFGGFTDLGDTTRPFGQSIQEILWNMVKEYDYPVCFDFPVSHDKENYALKVGGYYQLSVNGDGVQLCER